The following are encoded in a window of Hydrogenispora ethanolica genomic DNA:
- the metA gene encoding homoserine O-acetyltransferase MetA, which produces MPIKIPDNLPATETLTNENIFVMPEDRAFHQDIRPLRIAILNLMPTKITTETQLLRLLGNSPLQVDITLLFPESHQSKNTAPEHLEAFYKTFREVQDQKFDGMVITGAPVEQLDFEEVTYWEELGQIMEWTKHHVFSTLHICWAAQAGLFYHYGVPKYPLASKMFGVFSHRVTKQYVKLLRGFDDCFLAPHSRHTEVRREDILKVPELEILAESEQAGTYIVASKDGRRIFVTGHAEYDPLTLKWEYDRDVAKGMTVSIPRNYYPNDDPSQPPIVRWRGHANLLFTNWLNYYVYQETPYDLNAIE; this is translated from the coding sequence GTCATGCCGGAGGACCGCGCATTTCATCAGGACATCCGGCCGCTGCGGATCGCGATCCTGAACCTGATGCCTACCAAGATCACCACGGAGACGCAGTTGTTGCGGCTGCTCGGCAATTCGCCGCTGCAGGTCGACATCACCCTGTTGTTTCCCGAAAGCCATCAGTCCAAAAATACCGCTCCGGAACATTTGGAAGCTTTTTATAAAACCTTTCGGGAAGTACAGGACCAGAAGTTTGACGGAATGGTCATTACGGGCGCTCCGGTCGAGCAGCTGGATTTCGAAGAAGTGACCTACTGGGAAGAGTTGGGCCAAATCATGGAATGGACCAAGCACCACGTCTTTTCTACGCTGCATATCTGTTGGGCGGCGCAAGCCGGTCTGTTTTACCACTACGGAGTGCCCAAGTATCCGCTGGCCAGCAAAATGTTCGGGGTCTTCAGCCACCGCGTTACCAAGCAGTATGTAAAATTGCTGCGCGGCTTCGACGACTGTTTTTTGGCGCCCCACTCCCGCCATACCGAGGTGCGCCGGGAAGACATCCTGAAGGTGCCCGAATTGGAAATCCTGGCCGAATCGGAGCAAGCGGGAACCTATATTGTCGCCAGTAAAGACGGCCGCCGGATCTTTGTCACCGGCCACGCCGAGTATGATCCCTTGACCTTGAAGTGGGAATACGACCGGGACGTCGCGAAGGGCATGACCGTCAGTATCCCCCGGAACTATTATCCCAATGATGATCCCAGCCAGCCGCCGATCGTGCGCTGGCGGGGCCATGCGAATCTTTTATTCACCAATTGGCTGAATTACTATGTGTATCAGGAGACTCCCTACGATCTCAATGCAATTGAGTGA
- a CDS encoding O-acetyl-ADP-ribose deacetylase translates to MDERIQLIQGDITRLKVDAIVNAANRGLWGGGGVDGAIHRAAGPELSEACGRIRNVQGGCPTGEAVITPAGRLAARYVIHTVGPVWNGGGENEVELLAACYRNSLKLAVDHAVKTIAFPNISTGVYRFPKKLAAGIALREIGDFLRQDRNLEAVMLVCFDAENYAIYLQWNGRE, encoded by the coding sequence TTGGATGAACGGATTCAGCTGATACAGGGGGATATTACCCGGCTCAAAGTGGATGCGATTGTCAATGCGGCGAACCGTGGACTATGGGGCGGCGGCGGAGTAGACGGAGCGATCCATCGGGCCGCGGGTCCGGAGCTGAGCGAGGCCTGTGGAAGGATTCGCAACGTCCAAGGGGGATGCCCGACTGGGGAGGCGGTCATTACGCCTGCCGGCAGACTGGCGGCGAGATATGTGATCCATACGGTTGGCCCGGTTTGGAACGGCGGCGGAGAGAATGAGGTTGAGTTACTAGCCGCTTGTTATCGGAATAGTCTGAAATTGGCGGTGGACCACGCTGTCAAGACCATCGCATTTCCGAATATCAGTACGGGAGTATACCGTTTTCCCAAGAAATTGGCCGCTGGGATCGCTCTACGGGAGATTGGGGACTTTCTACGGCAAGATCGAAATTTGGAAGCAGTGATGCTGGTCTGCTTCGATGCGGAAAATTATGCGATCTACTTGCAATGGAACGGGAGAGAATAA
- a CDS encoding DNA alkylation repair protein, with the protein MARARMGLDEVLKNLKVAAVPRAEEGVRAGLTTRSAYGVSIPTLRKLARAIGRNHLLAQRLWEIEIRETRLLAGMIADPDQVTVELMEKWLAAVADQELCDQTCMNLFEKTCLAYSKAVEWSSRPEEFVKRAGFVMMARLAMNGRQMVDAHFLAFLPLIEKEATDNRLAVRKALSWALRKIGKRNEYLNEQAIVVALRLKQMENQSARWIAGDALRELQGAAVLERLGSRGLVS; encoded by the coding sequence ATGGCAAGAGCGAGAATGGGGTTGGATGAAGTTCTCAAAAATCTAAAGGTGGCGGCCGTTCCGCGAGCCGAGGAAGGGGTCCGGGCCGGATTGACGACGCGGAGCGCTTATGGAGTTTCCATCCCTACGTTGCGAAAACTGGCAAGGGCAATCGGTCGGAATCATCTCCTGGCACAACGGCTTTGGGAGATCGAGATCCGGGAGACCCGGCTGTTGGCCGGAATGATTGCCGATCCCGACCAGGTAACCGTGGAGTTGATGGAAAAATGGCTCGCTGCCGTTGCGGATCAGGAACTCTGTGATCAGACCTGTATGAATCTGTTTGAAAAGACCTGCTTGGCTTATTCCAAAGCGGTCGAGTGGAGTTCCCGTCCGGAAGAGTTCGTCAAGCGCGCTGGTTTTGTCATGATGGCCCGCTTGGCGATGAACGGGAGACAGATGGTGGATGCGCATTTCCTGGCCTTTTTGCCGCTGATCGAGAAAGAAGCGACGGATAACCGGCTCGCCGTCAGAAAAGCGCTGAGTTGGGCTTTACGGAAGATTGGCAAGCGGAATGAGTACCTAAACGAGCAGGCGATCGTCGTTGCGCTGCGGCTCAAGCAAATGGAGAATCAGAGTGCCCGGTGGATTGCGGGGGATGCCTTGCGTGAACTTCAAGGCGCGGCGGTTTTGGAGCGGCTGGGTAGCCGGGGTTTGGTCTCTTAA
- a CDS encoding MutS family DNA mismatch repair protein produces MIRWNGSKIGNEVTILRESFKNYERRSRAYQKCAAKAETAFNRWYRWKIFIFWGGLFLLGLAFMVKSFPMGGAALVLGIFLFIAVDVWQVKAMTRQRLAGALETINANCCKRLNGEWSGFQDQGADFQTEDHQFAGDLDVFGPDSLFQWLNTAGTFHGRRQLARWLTHPPESGAVIRERQEAVTELAGHLGWRQRLMAEAVYLADLKRDPETLIAWANDRHSLADLPWLWSAVRLLPIVTAVFLITAYLLKISFYLPGAVILLQYLLLRYRRRERESILERIAPYHQQLQSYAKLFEVMESRRFQSSFLVRLQTEIRSKGRPVYRQIQRLAKIADAVSNRHNAFYFFLNVLTLWDYQCFFALADWKERSGSRLRRWFEVLGEMEALASLAVVRYDHPAWAIPGILEGEPVYLALELGHPLLPENRVCNDLVLNRPSGVLLVTGSNMSGKSTFLRTAGINLILAYAGSPVCARELTCSLMEMHTCMRVGDNLSRHISSFYAEVLRVKQIVDAAAAGHKVFFLLDEIFKGTNSKDRHTGARILIKKLSRAGAIGMVSTHDLELADLEEETGGRIKNCHFQEQYREHEILFDFKLRPGVSTTRNALYLLRAAGITVDDPE; encoded by the coding sequence TTGATACGTTGGAACGGTTCGAAAATCGGCAATGAGGTGACAATTTTGCGGGAGTCTTTTAAAAATTATGAACGGAGAAGTCGGGCTTACCAAAAGTGCGCAGCCAAGGCGGAGACGGCGTTCAACCGCTGGTATCGCTGGAAAATTTTCATCTTTTGGGGCGGCCTGTTCCTTTTGGGGCTGGCGTTTATGGTCAAGAGTTTTCCCATGGGCGGCGCGGCGCTGGTTTTGGGGATATTCCTCTTTATTGCGGTGGATGTTTGGCAGGTCAAGGCCATGACCCGGCAGCGCCTGGCCGGCGCTTTGGAGACGATCAACGCCAATTGTTGCAAACGGTTGAACGGCGAATGGAGCGGTTTTCAGGATCAAGGAGCCGATTTTCAGACGGAAGACCACCAATTTGCCGGCGATTTGGATGTTTTTGGCCCGGATTCGTTGTTTCAATGGTTGAATACTGCCGGAACGTTTCACGGCAGGAGGCAATTGGCGCGTTGGTTGACCCATCCTCCCGAGTCCGGGGCGGTAATTCGCGAGCGGCAAGAGGCCGTCACGGAACTGGCCGGCCATCTTGGCTGGCGCCAGCGGCTGATGGCCGAAGCGGTATATCTGGCCGATCTGAAACGGGATCCGGAAACGTTGATCGCCTGGGCCAATGACCGGCATTCACTGGCCGATCTGCCGTGGTTATGGTCTGCGGTGCGGCTATTGCCGATCGTGACGGCTGTCTTCCTGATCACGGCCTATCTTTTGAAGATCTCCTTTTATCTTCCCGGCGCCGTCATCCTGCTTCAATATCTGTTGCTCCGGTATCGCCGCCGCGAGCGGGAGAGCATCCTGGAACGGATCGCTCCCTACCATCAGCAACTTCAAAGCTATGCCAAGCTATTCGAGGTGATGGAGTCACGCCGTTTTCAGTCTTCGTTTCTGGTGCGCTTGCAGACCGAGATCCGGTCCAAAGGCAGGCCGGTATACCGTCAGATTCAGCGGTTGGCCAAGATTGCCGATGCCGTATCCAATCGGCACAATGCCTTTTATTTCTTTCTCAATGTGCTGACGCTCTGGGATTACCAATGTTTCTTCGCCCTGGCGGACTGGAAGGAGCGGTCGGGAAGCCGTCTGCGCCGTTGGTTCGAGGTGCTCGGCGAGATGGAAGCCCTCGCCTCGCTGGCGGTGGTCCGGTATGATCATCCCGCATGGGCGATACCCGGTATTCTGGAAGGGGAGCCGGTTTATCTGGCGCTGGAACTCGGCCATCCATTGCTTCCGGAAAACCGGGTTTGCAATGATCTGGTGCTCAACCGGCCCTCCGGGGTTCTCCTGGTCACCGGATCAAATATGTCGGGAAAGAGCACGTTTCTACGAACCGCCGGGATCAATCTGATTTTGGCCTATGCCGGTTCTCCCGTCTGTGCCCGCGAACTGACCTGTTCCTTGATGGAAATGCATACCTGCATGCGGGTCGGCGATAATTTGAGCCGGCATATTTCCAGCTTTTATGCGGAAGTTTTGCGGGTGAAACAGATTGTCGATGCCGCAGCTGCCGGCCACAAGGTCTTTTTTCTGCTGGATGAGATCTTTAAAGGAACCAATTCCAAGGACCGCCATACCGGAGCGCGGATTTTGATTAAGAAACTGAGCCGGGCCGGGGCGATTGGAATGGTCTCCACCCACGATTTGGAGCTGGCCGATTTGGAAGAGGAGACCGGGGGAAGAATTAAAAACTGCCATTTTCAGGAGCAGTACCGGGAGCACGAGATTTTATTCGATTTTAAGCTCCGGCCGGGGGTTTCCACAACCCGCAATGCACTTTACCTGCTCCGGGCAGCCGGGATTACTGTCGACGATCCGGAGTGA
- a CDS encoding NYN domain-containing protein, with the protein MEEQQVAIYLDFENLAISAEEVYPSKDKPLVMQPIVDYATTQGNVCIKKAYADWSKDTFSQYQNVLMEQGFELVHLPATNLQGKNGSDVRLAIDVMENLELFETINTIVLGSGDTDFVPLIQRVRARGIKVISIGFDHSVGNLVKNNSAEFKSLEELIGKPEANSLSSDLVQERDISYGRELLIRYIRNRNNDEPVLLATLKQDLLRLDPSFSEKKLGFSSFKKFINSFLGNLVNRVDQTEKDGLLLVYLNDVDIPQNKRTNLKEEAQAFLAKNIRFQKNKEKRLAISKFLIDEYKENKEMTMSQMIDFTSEKMKNLAKVDIRKFINLLFSGKAFEQIEKGRQRPLLFRPIKLRGTVNNPETLEQIYINRVVEILKNRYSALTDDDIKALLERK; encoded by the coding sequence ATGGAAGAACAACAAGTCGCAATTTATCTGGATTTCGAAAATCTGGCGATCTCCGCCGAAGAGGTATATCCCTCCAAGGATAAACCTCTGGTGATGCAGCCGATTGTCGATTATGCCACGACTCAGGGAAATGTTTGCATTAAGAAAGCGTATGCCGACTGGTCCAAAGACACATTCTCCCAATATCAAAACGTACTGATGGAGCAAGGTTTCGAGCTGGTCCATTTGCCGGCCACTAATCTTCAGGGCAAGAATGGCTCCGATGTTCGGCTGGCCATCGATGTGATGGAAAATTTGGAGTTATTCGAGACCATCAACACCATCGTGCTGGGTTCCGGCGACACCGACTTTGTGCCATTGATCCAGCGGGTCCGGGCCCGGGGGATCAAAGTGATCAGCATCGGTTTCGATCACAGTGTGGGCAACCTGGTCAAGAATAACAGTGCCGAATTCAAATCGCTCGAAGAGTTAATCGGCAAGCCGGAGGCAAATTCGTTATCCTCCGACTTGGTGCAGGAGCGGGATATCTCCTATGGGCGGGAGTTATTGATCCGTTATATCCGTAACCGCAATAATGATGAGCCGGTCTTGTTGGCAACGCTAAAGCAGGATCTGCTGCGGTTGGACCCTTCCTTCTCCGAGAAGAAACTGGGGTTCTCCTCATTCAAAAAGTTTATCAATTCATTCCTCGGCAATCTGGTCAACCGGGTCGATCAGACAGAGAAGGACGGCTTGCTCTTGGTTTACCTCAATGACGTGGACATTCCGCAAAACAAGCGGACTAACTTGAAAGAAGAAGCCCAGGCCTTTTTGGCCAAGAACATCCGTTTCCAGAAGAATAAAGAAAAACGGCTGGCCATTTCCAAGTTTCTGATCGATGAATATAAAGAGAACAAAGAGATGACCATGAGCCAGATGATCGATTTCACCAGCGAAAAGATGAAGAATCTGGCCAAAGTCGATATCCGGAAGTTCATCAACCTGCTCTTCTCCGGCAAGGCCTTCGAGCAGATCGAAAAAGGGCGCCAACGTCCATTGCTGTTCCGTCCGATTAAGCTGCGGGGAACCGTCAATAACCCGGAGACGCTCGAACAGATCTATATCAACCGGGTCGTGGAGATCCTCAAAAACCGCTACTCCGCTCTGACCGACGACGATATCAAGGCGTTATTGGAACGGAAATGA
- a CDS encoding ABC-F family ATP-binding cassette domain-containing protein: MSILTVENVSHGFGSRQILANASFRLLKGEHVGLVGANGEGKSTFLRIITGELNPDQGRIEWCNRITTGYLDQHTALTRGKTIREVLREAFQHMFDLEAEMQGIYEKMAEASEADLAAMMEDVGEIQSTLEHNGFYSIDAKIEEVANGLGLGEIGLDRDVADLSGGQRAKVLLTKLLLENPMILIMDEPTNFLDENHIRWLQNYLQNYENAFILVSHDISFLNKVVNVIYHVENATLTRYTGDYDAFVQMHQLKKVQNQKAYEKQQKEIERLEDFVARNKARAATANLAKSRQKKLDKMELIAKDREKLKPAFKFREGRTPGRNIFQAVDLVIGYEEPLTQPLNLILERGKKVAIKGVNGLGKSTLLKTLLGIQRPVAGEVRLDQFVLPGYFEQEAGRYNHQTALEEVWNEFPGLSNAEVRGALAGCGLTREHIASQMMVLSGGENAKVRLCKLMLKEINWLVLDEPTNHLDVDAKEELRRALREFRGTVVVVSHEPEFYEDWVTDVWNVEDWTTKIV, encoded by the coding sequence ATGAGTATTTTAACAGTCGAGAATGTCAGCCATGGCTTTGGTAGCCGCCAGATCCTGGCCAATGCCTCCTTCCGGCTGCTCAAGGGCGAGCATGTGGGGCTGGTGGGAGCCAACGGCGAGGGGAAATCGACCTTTCTGCGCATCATCACCGGGGAACTCAATCCCGACCAAGGACGGATCGAATGGTGCAACCGGATCACCACCGGCTACCTGGATCAGCATACCGCGCTGACCCGGGGCAAGACCATCCGCGAAGTGCTGCGGGAGGCATTTCAGCACATGTTCGATCTCGAAGCGGAGATGCAGGGGATCTACGAGAAAATGGCCGAGGCTTCCGAGGCCGACTTGGCCGCGATGATGGAAGATGTGGGCGAGATTCAGAGCACCTTGGAGCATAACGGTTTCTACAGCATCGACGCCAAGATCGAGGAAGTCGCCAACGGCCTGGGATTGGGGGAGATCGGCTTGGACCGGGATGTCGCCGATCTGAGCGGCGGGCAACGGGCCAAGGTCCTGCTGACCAAGTTATTGCTGGAGAATCCGATGATCCTGATCATGGATGAGCCCACGAACTTCCTGGATGAGAATCACATCCGCTGGCTCCAGAACTACCTGCAGAATTATGAAAATGCTTTTATTCTGGTCTCCCACGATATTTCCTTTTTGAACAAGGTTGTCAATGTGATCTATCATGTGGAGAACGCCACGCTGACCCGGTACACCGGAGATTACGACGCCTTTGTACAGATGCATCAGCTGAAAAAGGTCCAGAATCAGAAAGCCTATGAGAAGCAGCAGAAGGAGATCGAACGGCTCGAGGATTTCGTGGCCCGGAATAAAGCCCGGGCGGCTACGGCCAACCTGGCAAAGAGCCGTCAGAAGAAGCTCGACAAGATGGAGCTCATCGCCAAAGACCGGGAGAAGCTGAAACCGGCCTTCAAATTCCGCGAGGGCCGCACGCCCGGCCGGAATATCTTCCAAGCCGTCGATCTGGTGATCGGCTACGAGGAACCGCTGACCCAGCCCTTGAATCTGATCCTGGAGCGCGGCAAGAAGGTAGCCATCAAAGGCGTCAACGGCCTCGGCAAATCGACCTTGCTCAAGACCTTGCTGGGGATCCAGCGCCCGGTGGCGGGAGAGGTGAGGCTGGATCAGTTTGTGTTGCCCGGCTATTTCGAGCAGGAGGCCGGACGTTACAATCATCAGACGGCGCTCGAAGAAGTATGGAACGAGTTTCCCGGCCTGAGCAACGCCGAAGTCCGGGGCGCTTTGGCGGGCTGCGGACTGACCCGGGAACATATTGCGAGCCAGATGATGGTCCTGAGCGGCGGGGAGAATGCCAAGGTCCGTCTCTGTAAGCTGATGTTGAAGGAGATCAACTGGCTGGTGCTGGACGAACCCACCAATCATCTGGATGTGGACGCCAAGGAGGAACTCCGGCGGGCCCTGCGGGAGTTCCGGGGAACGGTGGTCGTAGTCAGTCATGAGCCGGAGTTTTATGAAGATTGGGTAACCGATGTCTGGAATGTGGAGGACTGGACGACCAAGATTGTATAA
- a CDS encoding HAD family hydrolase translates to MIRAFVFDLGNVLIRILPERIFQNWGEQSGLDWREIYARFRFDEVHDAFERGEVAPAQFLAHIRQTYDLPLTDAQLEQGWNAIFVGEVPGVTGLIRALKSHYRVVALSNTNAIHVPFFKAAYEETLRDLEYVFASNEIGTRKPEAQAYQTVMDYLQMRPEELVFLDDNAANVRAARAIGMQAIEFTAVEEALAELCKLGIDQTQAS, encoded by the coding sequence ATGATTCGCGCTTTTGTATTCGATTTAGGGAACGTACTGATCCGCATCCTCCCGGAGCGGATCTTTCAAAACTGGGGGGAACAATCCGGGCTAGATTGGCGAGAGATTTATGCCCGGTTCCGTTTTGACGAGGTTCATGATGCGTTTGAACGGGGCGAAGTGGCTCCGGCGCAATTCTTGGCCCATATTCGTCAGACCTATGATCTGCCCTTAACCGACGCGCAGTTGGAGCAAGGTTGGAATGCCATTTTTGTCGGCGAGGTCCCTGGCGTCACCGGATTGATTCGCGCTTTAAAATCACATTACCGCGTAGTCGCATTAAGCAACACCAATGCAATCCATGTGCCATTCTTCAAGGCCGCTTATGAAGAAACATTGCGGGACCTGGAATATGTCTTCGCCTCCAACGAGATCGGCACCCGCAAACCGGAAGCCCAGGCTTACCAGACGGTTATGGACTATCTGCAGATGCGTCCCGAGGAATTGGTCTTCCTGGATGACAACGCTGCTAATGTCCGAGCTGCCCGGGCTATTGGGATGCAGGCGATTGAATTTACCGCAGTGGAGGAGGCTCTCGCCGAGCTGTGCAAGCTCGGAATTGATCAGACGCAGGCATCCTAG
- the cysK gene encoding cysteine synthase A — translation MAKIACSLIDLIGNTPLLELANYNRAHGLEAKLVAKLEYFNPAGSVKDRIGAAMIRDAEERGVLKRGSVIIEPTSGNTGIGLAMVAAAKGYRLILTMPETMSIERRNLLKALGAEVVLTPGPEGMKGAIRKSEELAAEIPDSFIPQQFKNPANPAVHRRTTAEEIWRDSDGQVDIFVGGVGTGGTVTGVGEVLKERKPGLQVIAVEPFNSPVLSGGTPGPHMLQGIGAGFVPDILNRSIIDEIYPVKNEEAFHTVRQLAKTEGLLVGISSGAAACAATAIAKRPENRGKTIIVLLPDTGERYLSTTLFQSE, via the coding sequence ATGGCGAAGATTGCCTGCAGCCTGATCGACCTGATCGGCAATACGCCGCTGCTGGAATTGGCCAATTATAACCGCGCGCACGGATTGGAAGCGAAACTCGTTGCCAAGCTCGAATATTTTAATCCGGCGGGCAGTGTCAAAGACCGGATCGGAGCGGCCATGATCCGGGATGCCGAAGAACGGGGCGTTTTAAAACGAGGCTCGGTGATCATCGAGCCGACCAGCGGCAATACCGGGATCGGCCTTGCCATGGTGGCGGCGGCCAAAGGATACCGGTTAATTCTGACCATGCCGGAGACGATGAGCATCGAACGGCGGAATCTTCTGAAAGCGCTGGGTGCGGAGGTGGTCCTGACTCCCGGACCCGAAGGCATGAAAGGCGCGATCCGCAAGTCCGAGGAGTTAGCCGCGGAAATACCGGACTCCTTCATTCCGCAACAGTTCAAGAACCCGGCGAACCCCGCGGTTCACCGCCGGACCACTGCGGAGGAGATCTGGCGAGACAGCGACGGCCAGGTCGATATTTTTGTAGGGGGCGTCGGCACGGGCGGCACCGTCACCGGAGTCGGGGAAGTCCTAAAAGAGCGGAAACCCGGCCTTCAAGTTATCGCAGTGGAACCTTTCAATTCCCCGGTTCTGTCGGGAGGAACCCCGGGTCCGCATATGCTGCAAGGAATCGGCGCCGGATTTGTGCCGGATATCTTGAATCGTTCGATTATCGATGAGATCTATCCAGTGAAAAACGAGGAAGCCTTCCATACTGTCCGGCAACTGGCCAAGACTGAAGGGTTGCTGGTGGGAATCTCTTCCGGGGCGGCGGCTTGCGCGGCGACCGCCATCGCCAAGCGGCCGGAGAACCGGGGCAAGACCATTATTGTACTCCTGCCGGATACGGGAGAACGCTATTTGTCGACCACTTTGTTTCAGTCGGAATAA
- a CDS encoding phage tail sheath family protein, with translation MLRQAESLPALHLETGAELPTIQKAPTGIGAFIGITQDGPLNRAVRLTGIADFLTVFGDFNPAVEAGYAVSQFFKNGGREAWFVRVGRDSRASDIVGNSADGTGIFALDAVDLFNLLCIPALSHLPDWELQSALAPIRQYCQSRRGMLLFDLPPELVEPNGVKRWLAEHESLRHPNVISFFPRLKIVDPLNMNLHRLIGPSGTIAGAFARHDFNHQVWSEPCGGELPLLGVMGLGYSLSDEEAAFLNSLGINGLRKFGEFGTVIAGSRTTIQAEASDSNWRSIAARRLSFMIQESLHRGTEWVSDRWNDEKLWEQLREQVSAFMQQLYEEQAFQGTTAADSFFVKCDAETNPSAEQDRGRVLLWAGFAPSEPGKFVILKLCRRAKKQRLA, from the coding sequence ATGTTGAGACAAGCGGAGTCTTTACCGGCTCTTCATTTGGAAACTGGAGCCGAACTTCCAACCATTCAAAAAGCCCCGACCGGAATCGGCGCGTTTATCGGCATCACGCAGGACGGTCCTTTAAACCGGGCGGTCCGTTTAACGGGTATTGCCGATTTTCTAACGGTCTTCGGTGATTTTAACCCTGCCGTGGAGGCAGGGTACGCAGTCTCGCAATTTTTCAAGAATGGCGGCAGGGAAGCGTGGTTCGTCCGGGTCGGACGGGACAGCCGGGCGTCGGACATCGTCGGCAACAGTGCGGACGGGACTGGAATCTTCGCCTTGGATGCGGTTGATCTTTTTAATCTGCTTTGTATCCCGGCGCTCAGTCATTTGCCCGATTGGGAACTGCAGTCGGCCCTGGCTCCGATCCGCCAATACTGTCAGAGCCGGCGCGGAATGCTGCTGTTTGATCTGCCGCCGGAGCTCGTCGAACCCAATGGGGTCAAACGCTGGTTGGCGGAACACGAATCATTGCGCCATCCGAATGTGATTAGCTTTTTCCCCCGTTTGAAGATTGTCGATCCCTTGAACATGAACCTGCATCGCTTGATTGGACCCAGTGGAACGATTGCCGGGGCCTTTGCCCGGCACGATTTCAATCATCAGGTCTGGTCCGAACCCTGCGGCGGCGAATTGCCGCTGCTGGGAGTGATGGGCTTGGGATACAGCCTCAGCGATGAAGAGGCGGCTTTTTTAAATTCGTTGGGCATCAATGGCCTGCGCAAATTCGGGGAGTTTGGAACGGTCATTGCCGGTTCCAGAACGACTATCCAGGCGGAAGCCTCCGATTCCAACTGGCGTTCCATTGCGGCGCGCCGCTTGTCTTTCATGATTCAGGAGAGTTTGCATCGCGGCACGGAATGGGTCTCCGACAGGTGGAACGATGAAAAACTCTGGGAGCAACTCCGGGAGCAAGTCAGTGCTTTTATGCAACAATTGTACGAGGAACAGGCGTTCCAAGGAACGACTGCGGCTGACTCATTCTTTGTGAAATGCGACGCGGAGACCAATCCCTCCGCCGAACAGGACCGCGGCCGGGTTTTACTGTGGGCCGGATTTGCTCCTTCCGAGCCTGGGAAGTTTGTAATCCTGAAGCTATGCCGGCGCGCAAAAAAGCAGCGGTTGGCATGA
- a CDS encoding RrF2 family transcriptional regulator — protein sequence MQISTRGRYGLRAMVDLAMHNQEGPLALRVIAERQEISESYLEQVFTSLRKAGLVRASRGAQGGYELVKKATEITVGDVLRALEGPIAPVLCVESAPFSKQCEREKNCITRQFWQEFKETIDRFLDGTSLQDLADRAVSNKVNVMYYI from the coding sequence ATGCAAATTTCCACGCGCGGACGTTATGGGTTAAGAGCCATGGTTGACTTAGCGATGCATAATCAGGAAGGTCCTTTGGCCTTGCGGGTCATCGCCGAACGCCAGGAAATCTCCGAATCCTATTTGGAACAGGTTTTTACCAGTCTCCGCAAGGCTGGTCTGGTGCGGGCCTCCCGCGGCGCTCAAGGAGGCTACGAGTTGGTTAAAAAGGCGACGGAAATTACTGTCGGCGACGTATTACGGGCGTTGGAAGGGCCGATCGCGCCGGTTCTGTGTGTTGAATCCGCGCCGTTTTCCAAGCAGTGCGAGCGGGAGAAGAACTGTATAACCCGGCAATTTTGGCAAGAATTCAAGGAGACTATCGATCGCTTCCTCGACGGAACCTCTCTCCAAGACCTGGCCGATCGCGCGGTATCCAACAAGGTCAACGTAATGTATTATATCTGA